The Eriocheir sinensis breed Jianghai 21 unplaced genomic scaffold, ASM2467909v1 Scaffold678, whole genome shotgun sequence genome includes a window with the following:
- the LOC126993802 gene encoding histone H3 — translation MARTKQTARKSTGGKAPRKQLATKAARKSAPATGGVKKPHRYRPGTVALREIRRYQKSTELLIRKLPFQRLVREIAQDFKTDLRFQSSAVMALQEASEAYLVGLFEDTNLCAIHAKRVTIMPKDIQLARRIRGERA, via the coding sequence atggcccgtaccaagcagactgccaggaaatccaccggtggcaaggcgccccgcaagcagctggccaccaaggccgctcgcaagtcggccccggccaccggaggagtcaagaagcctcaccgctacaggcccgggaccgtggccctccgtgagatccgccgctaccagaagagcaccgagctcctcatcaggaagctgcccttccagcgtctggtgcgcgagatcgcccaggatttcaagaccgatctccgcttccagtcctctgccgtcatggctctgcaggaagcctccgaggcctacctcgtcggtctcttcgaggacaccaacctctgcgccatccacgccaagcgtgtcaccatcatgccaaaggacatccagctggcccgtcgcattcgcggcgagcgtgcctaa